In Chryseobacterium oranimense, a single window of DNA contains:
- the ccoN gene encoding cytochrome-c oxidase, cbb3-type subunit I, which translates to METQKFNYDNNIVRAFLYATIVFGLVGFLLGLTAALMLFYPELPEFLFGTDDTTIQSLRSGNIQGLINTQGAMGFGRIRMLHTSAVIFAFVCNSFFCGAYYSMQRLLKTRMYSDTLSWIHFWSWQLMIVAVVITFLMGINTSKEYAEHEWPIDILITFSWVIFGINMFGTIAKRRVRHLYVAIWFYIATWIAVAMLHIFNNLEVPLSFTSWKSYSVYAGVKDALVQWWYGHNAVAFVLTTPVLGLMYYFMPKAAQRPVFSYKLSIIHFWSLIFVYLWAGPHHLQYTALPAWAQAVGTGFSIMLIAPSWGGMLNGLLTLRGAWDKVRENPILKFFVVAITCYGMATFEGPLLATKSLNKIGHYTDWVIGHVHLGALGWNGFMAFGVVYYLIPIMWRTPLWSKKLANWHFWLGTLGIIFYAVPMYISGFTQGLMWKQFNPDGTLMYKNWLDTVTAIIPYFKMRFLGGILYLSGAILMVVNVIKTVRSGSFQKNVPAEAPALADIGTGRKEGEGVHLWLERTPKLLSILAFITVAIGGLIEIVPTLSLKQSVPTITAVKPYTPLELEGRDLYIREGCNSCHSQMIRPFRDEVVRFEGKNGQYSKAGEFVYDRPFLWGSKRTGPDLHREGGRNPDSWHFKHMYNPRITSAGSIMPRFPWLITNKLDRTQMVDKMRLMKNTFDVPYSKAEIDSAGKWADSQSKAIVQRIYSEATDVKDQMEKERTSRGATFVPLEQREIVAMIAYLQRLGTDIKTTQIQTASAE; encoded by the coding sequence ATGGAGACGCAAAAATTCAATTATGACAATAATATTGTCAGAGCATTCTTGTATGCTACTATCGTATTCGGGCTGGTCGGCTTTCTGCTGGGACTTACAGCCGCACTGATGCTTTTCTACCCTGAGTTGCCTGAATTTTTATTCGGGACAGATGATACCACTATCCAGAGTTTGAGAAGCGGAAATATCCAGGGACTTATCAATACACAGGGTGCCATGGGATTCGGAAGGATCAGAATGCTGCATACAAGTGCCGTGATTTTTGCTTTTGTGTGTAATTCCTTCTTCTGCGGCGCTTACTACAGTATGCAGAGGCTTTTAAAAACAAGAATGTACAGCGATACACTTTCATGGATCCACTTCTGGAGCTGGCAGCTGATGATTGTTGCTGTAGTGATCACATTTTTAATGGGAATCAATACTTCCAAAGAATATGCGGAACACGAGTGGCCTATTGACATCCTGATCACCTTCTCATGGGTTATTTTCGGAATCAATATGTTCGGAACCATCGCTAAAAGAAGGGTAAGACACCTTTATGTAGCTATCTGGTTCTATATCGCAACGTGGATTGCTGTAGCCATGCTCCATATCTTTAATAATCTTGAAGTTCCCTTATCATTCACAAGCTGGAAATCCTATTCCGTATATGCCGGTGTAAAAGATGCTCTCGTACAATGGTGGTACGGCCATAATGCCGTAGCATTCGTACTGACCACTCCGGTATTGGGTCTGATGTATTATTTCATGCCGAAAGCGGCTCAGCGACCTGTATTCTCCTATAAATTATCCATTATTCACTTTTGGTCGCTGATTTTCGTATACCTTTGGGCTGGCCCTCACCACCTTCAGTATACGGCGCTTCCGGCATGGGCTCAGGCCGTTGGAACCGGGTTCTCTATTATGCTGATTGCACCTTCCTGGGGAGGAATGCTGAATGGTCTTCTTACGTTAAGAGGAGCCTGGGATAAAGTAAGAGAAAACCCGATCCTTAAATTCTTCGTTGTGGCAATTACCTGTTATGGTATGGCTACTTTCGAAGGACCTTTATTAGCCACAAAATCTTTAAATAAAATCGGACACTACACAGACTGGGTGATCGGGCATGTACACCTTGGAGCACTTGGATGGAACGGTTTCATGGCTTTCGGAGTTGTTTATTATCTGATCCCTATTATGTGGAGAACGCCGTTATGGTCTAAAAAACTAGCCAACTGGCACTTCTGGCTGGGAACATTAGGAATTATCTTCTATGCCGTTCCGATGTATATCTCAGGATTTACCCAGGGATTAATGTGGAAACAATTCAATCCGGACGGTACTTTAATGTATAAAAACTGGCTGGATACGGTAACTGCAATTATTCCATATTTTAAAATGAGATTCTTAGGAGGTATTCTTTACCTTTCAGGAGCAATTTTAATGGTGGTGAATGTCATCAAAACCGTAAGATCAGGCTCATTCCAGAAAAACGTTCCTGCAGAAGCTCCGGCACTGGCTGATATCGGCACTGGAAGAAAAGAAGGCGAAGGCGTTCACCTTTGGCTGGAAAGAACTCCGAAATTACTTTCCATCCTTGCTTTCATCACCGTAGCAATAGGCGGATTGATAGAAATAGTACCCACCTTATCCCTTAAACAGAGTGTTCCGACGATTACAGCTGTAAAACCTTATACACCGCTGGAACTGGAAGGAAGAGACCTGTATATCCGCGAAGGATGTAATTCCTGCCATTCCCAGATGATCAGACCTTTCCGTGATGAAGTTGTAAGATTTGAAGGTAAAAACGGACAATATTCCAAAGCAGGAGAATTCGTTTATGACAGACCATTCTTATGGGGTTCCAAGAGAACAGGACCGGATCTTCACAGGGAAGGCGGCAGAAACCCGGATTCATGGCACTTTAAACATATGTATAATCCAAGAATTACCTCTGCAGGTTCTATTATGCCGCGTTTTCCATGGCTGATCACCAATAAGCTGGACCGTACTCAAATGGTTGACAAAATGAGATTGATGAAAAACACCTTCGATGTTCCTTATTCAAAAGCAGAAATAGATTCTGCCGGAAAATGGGCAGACAGCCAGTCTAAAGCTATTGTACAGAGAATTTATTCTGAAGCCACTGATGTAAAAGACCAGATGGAAAAAGAAAGAACGTCAAGAGGAGCTACGTTTGTTCCGCTTGAGCAGAGAGAGATTGTAGCAATGATCGCCTATCTTCAAAGATTGGGAACTGATATTAAAACAACACAGATTCAAACGGCAAGTGCTGAGTAA
- a CDS encoding helix-turn-helix domain-containing protein has product MKVCGQNIRKIRRSKDFTQEYMAFEMGISQKAYSDIENSKVKINLEILTKISDILEIKPSDICSISHKCGTDGNDDKYQGLLEYMKKNNISVPKEFL; this is encoded by the coding sequence ATGAAAGTATGCGGTCAAAATATCAGGAAAATCCGTAGAAGTAAAGACTTTACGCAAGAGTATATGGCTTTTGAAATGGGCATTTCCCAAAAGGCCTATTCGGATATTGAAAATTCTAAGGTGAAGATCAATCTGGAAATACTGACGAAAATTTCAGACATTCTGGAAATTAAACCTTCGGACATCTGCAGCATCTCCCATAAATGCGGAACAGATGGAAATGATGATAAATATCAGGGGCTTTTAGAGTATATGAAGAAGAATAATATCTCTGTTCCAAAAGAATTTTTATAA
- a CDS encoding amino acid permease — protein MNSEQKTEPKDGSLVRGLTNRHIQLIALGGAIGTGLFLGIGPAAVLAGPSVILGYALAGIIAFFIMRQLGEMVVQEPVSGSFSHFAYKYWGNFPGFASGWNYWILYILVSMAELTAIGHYIHFWWPEIPLWVSSLFFFIVINALNLASVKVYGETEFWFSIIKVVAIVAMILFGIYLLASGTGGDKASIQNLWNDGGFFPKGLFNKTETGYSGLFAAMAMIMFSFGGLELIGITAAEAKNPEKTIPQATNQVIYRILIFYVGALVILFALSPWREITEGTSPFVMVFQNLNGLEFNLFGKVIQFNSLIANVLNLIVLTAALSVYNSSVYSNSRMLFGLAQQGNAPKFLTKLNKSHVPTNAIIVSSCFAGICIIINKLVPEKAFEYLMALVVSTLIINWLMICYTHLKFKKSIISSGIESKFPSIFYPVSNYICILFLIAILVLMSITGMEIQVILIPVWLAFLFVMFKLYKTKAK, from the coding sequence ATGAACAGCGAACAGAAAACAGAACCCAAGGACGGGTCTCTAGTCAGAGGATTAACCAACAGACATATTCAATTAATTGCCCTCGGGGGAGCCATAGGAACAGGATTGTTTCTTGGGATAGGTCCGGCAGCCGTTTTGGCGGGACCATCCGTTATTCTGGGTTACGCCTTAGCAGGAATCATTGCCTTTTTTATTATGCGCCAGCTTGGTGAAATGGTTGTTCAGGAACCTGTTTCAGGCAGCTTTAGTCATTTTGCTTATAAATATTGGGGAAATTTTCCGGGATTTGCTTCCGGGTGGAATTATTGGATCCTCTATATCCTGGTGAGTATGGCGGAACTTACAGCAATTGGTCATTATATCCACTTCTGGTGGCCGGAAATTCCGCTGTGGGTTTCCAGTTTATTCTTTTTCATCGTTATTAATGCTTTAAACCTTGCTTCTGTAAAAGTATACGGGGAAACCGAATTCTGGTTTTCTATCATCAAAGTGGTGGCTATTGTTGCGATGATCCTTTTTGGTATTTATCTCTTGGCAAGCGGTACCGGTGGAGATAAAGCCAGTATTCAGAATTTATGGAATGACGGTGGATTTTTCCCGAAAGGATTGTTTAATAAAACTGAAACCGGATATTCCGGGCTCTTTGCCGCTATGGCTATGATTATGTTTTCTTTCGGAGGTTTGGAACTGATAGGGATTACTGCTGCAGAAGCTAAAAATCCCGAGAAAACCATTCCGCAGGCGACCAATCAGGTGATTTACAGAATCCTGATTTTTTATGTGGGGGCATTGGTGATTTTGTTTGCTTTAAGTCCGTGGAGAGAAATTACAGAGGGTACAAGTCCCTTCGTAATGGTTTTTCAGAACTTAAACGGACTTGAGTTTAACCTTTTTGGAAAAGTAATACAGTTTAATTCACTCATTGCTAATGTTCTTAACCTGATTGTTTTAACAGCAGCTTTGTCCGTGTACAACAGCAGTGTTTACAGTAACAGCCGTATGCTTTTCGGACTGGCACAGCAGGGAAATGCTCCGAAGTTTTTAACGAAGCTGAACAAAAGCCATGTTCCGACCAATGCGATCATTGTATCTTCCTGCTTTGCGGGAATATGCATTATTATTAACAAGCTGGTTCCTGAAAAAGCATTTGAATATTTAATGGCCTTAGTGGTTTCAACTCTCATTATCAACTGGCTGATGATATGCTATACCCATTTGAAATTTAAGAAAAGTATAATAAGCTCAGGGATTGAATCCAAATTCCCCTCTATATTTTACCCTGTTTCAAACTACATCTGTATATTATTTTTAATCGCAATTTTAGTATTGATGAGCATTACAGGAATGGAAATTCAGGTAATTTTAATTCCGGTGTGGCTTGCTTTCCTGTTTGTCATGTTTAAGCTTTATAAAACTAAAGCCAAGTAG
- a CDS encoding GLPGLI family protein, translating to MKIAHNLKCILLFSLLSTFCFSQKFSFIYEAKYKTSKDKPEDINTDKMILDFENNVSIFRESMSRDTDSLKLINKNGGFKLGVENQFYIKKDMSNNKVEKIITYLRTNYLLPIDEELNWKILPEQKAIGKYKTQKAEVKYGGRNWIAWFTTDLPFNDGPYIFHGLPGLIISIEDTEHDYSFNLIQIKKGSNWFDARTKTITIDWAKYELLGKSYYNDPWNSKTAKKVTFTDPQGNEKDINEMIRQAQKSILEENNPLELNHKINYK from the coding sequence ATGAAAATAGCACACAACCTGAAATGTATTTTACTTTTTTCGTTATTATCAACATTTTGTTTTTCGCAGAAGTTTAGTTTTATTTATGAAGCTAAATATAAAACAAGTAAAGATAAACCTGAAGATATTAATACTGATAAAATGATTTTGGATTTTGAGAATAATGTTTCTATTTTTAGAGAATCCATGTCCAGAGATACTGATTCCCTTAAACTCATTAATAAAAATGGAGGCTTTAAATTAGGGGTTGAAAATCAATTTTATATTAAAAAAGATATGAGTAATAATAAAGTTGAGAAAATTATTACTTATTTACGTACCAATTATCTTCTTCCTATTGATGAAGAATTAAACTGGAAAATCTTGCCGGAACAAAAAGCAATAGGAAAATATAAAACACAAAAAGCGGAAGTTAAGTATGGTGGTAGAAATTGGATTGCTTGGTTTACAACAGACCTGCCTTTTAATGATGGTCCCTATATTTTCCATGGATTGCCCGGTTTAATCATTTCCATTGAAGATACAGAGCATGATTACTCCTTCAATTTAATACAAATAAAAAAAGGGAGCAATTGGTTTGATGCAAGAACAAAAACCATTACAATCGATTGGGCAAAATATGAGCTTCTGGGAAAATCGTATTATAATGACCCCTGGAATTCCAAAACTGCTAAAAAAGTTACTTTTACTGATCCTCAGGGGAATGAAAAAGATATCAATGAAATGATCAGACAAGCACAAAAATCGATTCTTGAAGAAAATAATCCTTTAGAGTTGAATCACAAAATCAATTATAAATAA
- a CDS encoding AMP-binding protein, translated as MLINFNNLNINNLSFETDFEQKIKKFLDEWFSEASTVKVQTSGSTGTPKIFEIEKKKMVNSAVMTCNFLGLQEGNKALLCLPVEYISGKMMIVRSIERKLKLMTAEPSLKPLELLNEAIDFCAMTPIQVENSLDKLHLIRNLIIGGAAVSESLKRKIAQNKILEDTRIFETYGMSETLSHIALKQVIPEPEDYFTAFENVSISVDKRGCLRIFAPNVNAEVLQTNDLVEIKNEKQFKFLGRIDNVINSGGAKIFPEMLEALVKKEIPNEAVFIGMEDDSLGQKLILVIEGNQSADFTSKISGIAFEKNFHKPKEIIFIEEIPRTPNGKVNRIELERKISEYL; from the coding sequence ATGCTGATAAACTTCAATAATCTCAATATTAATAATTTATCCTTTGAAACAGATTTCGAACAAAAAATCAAAAAATTTTTAGATGAATGGTTTTCTGAAGCATCTACCGTAAAAGTACAGACTTCAGGCTCTACAGGAACCCCAAAAATCTTTGAAATCGAAAAAAAGAAAATGGTCAACTCTGCTGTGATGACCTGTAATTTTCTGGGACTGCAAGAAGGAAATAAAGCATTATTGTGCCTTCCTGTTGAGTACATTTCCGGGAAAATGATGATAGTCCGTTCTATTGAAAGAAAATTGAAGCTGATGACTGCAGAACCATCCCTGAAACCGCTTGAACTGCTAAATGAAGCAATAGATTTCTGCGCTATGACCCCGATTCAGGTAGAAAATTCGCTGGACAAACTGCATTTGATCAGAAATCTGATTATAGGCGGAGCGGCTGTTTCCGAGTCATTAAAAAGAAAGATAGCTCAAAATAAAATATTGGAAGATACCCGGATCTTTGAAACATATGGAATGTCCGAGACCCTTTCCCATATTGCCCTGAAGCAGGTAATACCTGAGCCTGAAGATTATTTCACGGCTTTTGAAAACGTTTCTATCAGTGTAGATAAAAGAGGCTGCCTGAGAATTTTTGCTCCGAATGTTAATGCTGAGGTGCTTCAGACTAATGATTTAGTTGAAATTAAAAATGAAAAACAGTTTAAATTTCTGGGACGTATAGACAATGTCATCAATTCCGGGGGAGCTAAAATTTTTCCTGAAATGCTGGAAGCTTTGGTGAAAAAAGAGATTCCTAATGAAGCTGTTTTTATAGGTATGGAAGATGATAGTTTGGGCCAGAAATTGATACTTGTTATTGAAGGAAACCAATCTGCAGATTTCACATCAAAAATATCAGGCATAGCATTTGAAAAGAATTTTCACAAGCCGAAAGAAATTATTTTCATCGAAGAAATTCCACGAACCCCCAACGGTAAAGTAAACCGGATAGAATTAGAAAGAAAAATAAGTGAATATTTATAA
- the arfB gene encoding alternative ribosome rescue aminoacyl-tRNA hydrolase ArfB, translating into MKDFSKELSFKTSRSSGAGGQNVNKVETSVTVLWLVAESEFFNDYQKELIQSKLKNRINAEGYMFLTVSESRTQLMNKNKAIEKIIELVNKALIVPKKRLATKPSKGQKQKRLDTKKKISEKKENRKFKF; encoded by the coding sequence ATGAAAGACTTTTCAAAAGAACTCAGCTTTAAAACTTCCCGGAGCAGTGGGGCAGGAGGCCAGAATGTCAATAAGGTGGAAACTTCTGTTACCGTTCTCTGGCTTGTTGCTGAATCCGAATTTTTCAATGACTATCAAAAGGAGCTGATTCAAAGTAAGTTAAAAAACAGGATCAATGCTGAGGGGTATATGTTTCTGACCGTATCGGAGAGCAGAACTCAGCTGATGAACAAGAATAAGGCAATTGAGAAAATTATTGAACTCGTTAATAAAGCTTTAATTGTTCCAAAGAAAAGATTGGCTACAAAACCTTCAAAAGGACAAAAACAGAAAAGACTGGATACCAAAAAGAAAATTTCCGAAAAAAAAGAGAACAGGAAGTTTAAGTTTTAG
- a CDS encoding GreA/GreB family elongation factor, whose translation MSNPIIVTTGIYDAIKDTLRRKKVSMPEEKRLAEELRKAKQVLRRELPADVVTVNRKVTIKDHTQNFEHEYIFVPSVKAKPVKNKYSILSDIALATVGYKVGDIINWPFKDGERKIEILKVEPWYG comes from the coding sequence ATGTCCAATCCTATTATTGTAACAACCGGAATTTACGATGCTATAAAAGATACGCTCAGAAGGAAAAAAGTAAGCATGCCGGAAGAGAAACGTCTTGCTGAAGAACTGAGAAAAGCTAAACAGGTTTTAAGGAGAGAGCTTCCGGCTGATGTGGTGACTGTCAACAGAAAAGTAACAATCAAAGACCATACTCAGAATTTTGAGCACGAATATATCTTTGTGCCTTCTGTAAAAGCTAAACCGGTAAAAAATAAATATTCCATCTTATCGGATATTGCCCTGGCAACTGTGGGATATAAAGTAGGAGATATTATTAACTGGCCTTTTAAAGACGGGGAAAGAAAGATAGAGATCTTAAAAGTGGAACCCTGGTATGGATAG
- a CDS encoding deoxyhypusine synthase family protein gives MSKPISEFIEKYYLHFNAAALVDASKGYVAHLKDGGKMMITLAGAMSTAELGKILAEMIRQGKVDFISCTGANLEEDLMNLVAHSHYERVPHYRDLTAQDEWDLLERGLNRVTDTCIPEEEAFRRLQKHIVEIWKDAEAKGERYFPHEFMYKMILSGVLEQYYEIPRENSWMIAAAEANLPIVVPGWEDSTMGNIFASYCIKGELTATTMKSGIEYMTYLADWYTKNSGGKGVGFFQIGGGIAGDFPICVVPMLYQDMEMHDIPFWSYFCQISDSTTSYGSYSGAVPNEKITWGKLDITTPKFIVESDATICAPLMFSYILENS, from the coding sequence ATGAGCAAACCGATTTCTGAATTTATAGAGAAATATTACCTGCACTTCAATGCGGCTGCATTGGTAGATGCATCTAAGGGGTATGTTGCACATCTTAAAGATGGCGGAAAAATGATGATCACTTTGGCAGGTGCTATGTCTACTGCTGAATTGGGGAAAATCCTTGCAGAAATGATCCGTCAGGGAAAAGTTGATTTTATTTCTTGTACAGGAGCTAACCTTGAGGAAGATTTAATGAATCTTGTGGCGCACTCTCACTATGAAAGAGTTCCGCATTACAGAGATCTTACTGCACAGGATGAGTGGGATCTGCTGGAAAGAGGGCTAAACAGAGTTACAGATACTTGTATTCCGGAAGAAGAAGCTTTCAGAAGACTTCAGAAACATATCGTAGAAATCTGGAAAGATGCAGAAGCTAAAGGCGAGCGTTATTTCCCACACGAATTCATGTATAAAATGATCCTTTCAGGGGTTCTTGAGCAGTATTATGAAATTCCAAGAGAAAACTCCTGGATGATCGCTGCTGCAGAAGCCAACTTACCAATCGTAGTTCCGGGATGGGAAGATTCTACAATGGGTAACATTTTCGCATCTTACTGTATCAAAGGTGAACTTACTGCAACCACTATGAAATCAGGAATCGAGTATATGACCTATCTTGCAGACTGGTATACTAAAAATTCAGGAGGAAAAGGAGTCGGCTTCTTCCAGATCGGAGGTGGTATCGCCGGAGATTTCCCAATCTGTGTAGTACCAATGCTTTATCAGGATATGGAAATGCATGACATTCCTTTCTGGTCTTATTTCTGCCAGATCTCGGATTCTACTACATCTTATGGATCATACTCCGGAGCTGTTCCGAATGAGAAAATCACTTGGGGTAAACTGGATATTACAACACCGAAATTTATCGTTGAAAGTGATGCTACCATCTGTGCACCATTGATGTTCTCTTATATCCTTGAGAATTCTTAA
- a CDS encoding MGMT family protein encodes MDEIFKQQVYEITRLIPKGRVSSYGAIAKAVGYPNHSRHVGKAMGGCPEDVPAHRVISSSGTLSVPEFQKRLEAEGIIVENFRIKNFKKLFWDPLEEI; translated from the coding sequence ATGGACGAAATTTTCAAACAGCAGGTTTACGAAATCACAAGACTGATCCCAAAAGGAAGAGTTTCCTCTTATGGAGCCATAGCCAAAGCTGTAGGTTATCCAAATCATTCCCGGCATGTGGGAAAGGCAATGGGTGGTTGTCCTGAAGATGTTCCTGCCCATCGTGTGATTTCTAGCTCCGGTACGTTATCCGTTCCTGAGTTCCAGAAAAGATTGGAGGCAGAAGGAATTATTGTTGAAAATTTTAGAATAAAAAACTTCAAAAAACTTTTCTGGGATCCTTTGGAAGAGATATAA
- a CDS encoding helix-turn-helix transcriptional regulator, which produces MQKEKLRAIRKQKGYTQQQIADIIATDVSNYSRKESGDVRIIKDEWNKIARFLDVAVEDIYEDEEAKVVINNDHPVFNDHSSSSGSGVMTQYNNIPASIIQNLQDYISFLKEENERLKEELKSPRSRK; this is translated from the coding sequence ATGCAAAAAGAAAAACTACGCGCCATCAGAAAACAGAAAGGCTACACCCAACAACAGATAGCTGATATTATTGCGACTGATGTATCTAACTACAGCAGGAAGGAAAGCGGTGATGTAAGGATCATAAAAGACGAATGGAACAAAATTGCCCGTTTCCTGGATGTTGCAGTAGAAGATATTTATGAAGACGAGGAAGCAAAAGTGGTGATCAATAATGATCATCCTGTATTCAACGATCACTCATCCTCATCTGGTTCTGGAGTTATGACTCAATATAATAATATACCCGCTTCTATTATTCAGAATTTACAGGATTATATTTCTTTTTTGAAAGAAGAGAATGAAAGATTGAAGGAAGAACTGAAAAGTCCGAGAAGTAGAAAGTAA
- the htpG gene encoding molecular chaperone HtpG, translated as MTKGNINVSVENIFPLIKKFLYSDHEIFLRELISNATDATLKLKHLTSIGEAKVEYGNPKIEVKIDKENKTLHIIDQGIGMTAEEVEKYINQVAFSGAEEFLEKYKDTAKDAGIIGHFGLGFYSAFMVAEKVEIITKSYKDAPAVRWICDGSPEFTLEETTDKTDRGTEIILHIAEDSTEFLEEGKIRELLSKYNKFMPVPIKFGTKTHTIPLPEDAPEDAVAETEEVDNIINNPTPAWTIAPSELTNEDYMKFYHELYPMQFEEPLFNIHLNVDYPFNLTGILFFPKLSNNLNIDKDKIQLYQNQVFVTDEVKGIVPDFLMLLRGVIDSPDIPLNVSRSYLQADGAVKKISSYITKKVADKMSSLINENREDYEKKWNDIKIVIEYGIITEEKFAEKADKFTLYPTTDGKYFLWNELLEKIQPAHTDKDGNTVILYATNADEQHSYIQAANDKGYDVLLLDSPVISHVIQKLETTKEKISFARVDADHINNLIKKDEPVISKLNETEKESLKKDVEEAVKDAKFTVQLEDLDSSDAPFTITQPEFMRRMKEMQATGGGGMFGMGGFPEMYNLVVNSNSELSSQILKTENTEKKETLIKYALDLAKLSQNLLKGKELTDFIQRSYKQLEK; from the coding sequence ATGACTAAAGGAAATATTAATGTATCTGTGGAAAATATTTTCCCGCTTATTAAAAAATTTCTTTACAGTGACCACGAAATATTCCTGAGAGAACTAATCTCCAATGCGACGGATGCGACTTTAAAACTAAAGCATTTAACAAGCATCGGGGAAGCAAAAGTTGAGTACGGAAATCCGAAGATTGAAGTTAAAATTGACAAGGAAAACAAAACACTTCATATCATCGATCAGGGTATCGGGATGACTGCTGAAGAGGTTGAAAAATACATCAATCAGGTTGCTTTTTCCGGAGCTGAGGAATTCCTTGAGAAATATAAGGACACAGCAAAAGATGCAGGAATTATAGGACATTTCGGTCTTGGTTTCTATTCTGCGTTTATGGTGGCGGAAAAAGTGGAAATCATCACAAAATCTTACAAAGATGCACCTGCTGTAAGATGGATCTGCGACGGAAGCCCGGAATTTACCCTTGAAGAAACAACGGACAAAACTGACAGAGGAACGGAAATCATTCTTCATATCGCAGAAGATTCTACGGAATTCCTTGAAGAAGGAAAGATTCGCGAGCTGCTTTCAAAGTATAATAAATTCATGCCTGTTCCTATTAAATTCGGAACAAAAACACATACAATTCCGTTACCGGAGGATGCTCCTGAAGATGCAGTGGCTGAAACGGAAGAAGTGGATAATATCATCAACAACCCTACTCCGGCATGGACTATTGCACCAAGTGAACTGACGAATGAGGATTATATGAAGTTCTACCACGAACTGTATCCTATGCAGTTTGAGGAGCCTTTATTCAATATTCACCTGAATGTTGATTATCCTTTCAATCTTACCGGAATTTTATTCTTCCCGAAACTGAGCAACAATTTAAATATTGACAAGGATAAAATTCAATTATATCAAAACCAGGTATTTGTAACGGATGAGGTAAAAGGTATTGTTCCGGATTTCCTTATGCTTCTGAGAGGTGTAATAGATTCTCCGGATATTCCGTTGAACGTTTCCCGTTCTTACCTTCAGGCAGATGGTGCAGTGAAGAAAATTTCTTCTTATATCACTAAAAAAGTGGCCGATAAGATGTCATCCCTGATTAACGAAAACCGTGAGGATTATGAGAAAAAATGGAACGACATCAAGATCGTCATCGAATACGGAATCATTACAGAGGAGAAATTTGCAGAAAAGGCAGATAAATTCACCTTGTATCCTACTACAGATGGAAAATACTTCCTTTGGAATGAATTACTGGAAAAAATCCAGCCTGCCCATACGGATAAAGACGGCAATACAGTAATCCTTTATGCAACGAATGCTGATGAGCAGCACAGCTATATTCAGGCAGCTAACGATAAGGGTTATGACGTTCTGTTATTAGATTCCCCTGTGATTTCTCACGTGATCCAAAAACTGGAAACTACAAAAGAGAAGATTTCATTTGCAAGAGTGGATGCAGATCATATCAATAACCTCATCAAAAAAGATGAGCCGGTTATTTCCAAATTAAATGAAACTGAAAAAGAATCTTTGAAGAAAGATGTAGAAGAGGCTGTAAAGGATGCCAAATTTACTGTACAGCTTGAAGACCTTGACAGCAGCGATGCTCCGTTTACCATCACTCAGCCGGAATTCATGAGAAGAATGAAAGAGATGCAGGCAACGGGTGGCGGTGGCATGTTCGGAATGGGAGGATTCCCGGAAATGTACAATCTTGTGGTAAATTCCAACAGTGAGCTTTCCAGCCAGATCTTAAAAACGGAAAATACCGAGAAAAAGGAAACGCTGATTAAATACGCTTTGGATCTTGCTAAACTTTCGCAAAACCTGCTGAAAGGAAAAGAACTTACAGATTTTATCCAGAGAAGCTATAAACAACTGGAGAAATAA